The proteins below come from a single Benincasa hispida cultivar B227 chromosome 4, ASM972705v1, whole genome shotgun sequence genomic window:
- the LOC120076675 gene encoding adenine phosphoribosyltransferase 3-like, with translation MKAVFNLSSSLSLSPSQSHYRTTAVFTPRRRIASSSTAVGGACSSCRTHLTLFPQHRSSFSPLRCNVRETVPDQEMASTDEQDPRIAKISKAIRVIPDFPKPGILFQDITTLLLDTKAFKDAIDLFVERYRGKNISVVAGIEARGFIFGPPIALAIGAKFVPMRKPKKLPGEVISEEYSLEYGTDKIEMHVGAVEAGERALVIDDLIATGGTLCAAIRLLERVGVEVVECACVIELDGLKGRERLGGKPLFVLVNAVG, from the exons ATGAAAGCAGTCTTCAATCTCAGTTCTTCACTCTCTCTTTCGCCGTCACAGTCGCACTACAGGACCACCGCCGTCTTCACTCCTCGTCGACGGATCGCTTCTTCGTCAACAGCCGTCGGCGGCGCTTGCTCGTCGTGTCGTACACATTTGACTCTCTTTCCACAGCATCGATCTTCGTTTTCGCCTCTGCGATGCAATG TGAGGGAGACGGTGCCGGATCAAGAAATGGCGTCAACCGATGAACAAGACCCACGCATAGCCAAAATCTCCAAGGCCATTCGAGTTATCCCAGATTTTCCTAAACCAG GGATTTTGTTTCAGGACATTACAACTTTGCTTCTTGATACAAAGGCCTTCAAGGACGCTATCGATTTGTTCGTGGAGAGGTACAGAGGGAAGAATATCTCTGTCGTTGCTG GAATTGAGGCGAGGGGTTTCATTTTTGGCCCTCCGATAGCTCTGGCTATTGGTGCAAAATTTGTTCCCATGAGAAAACCCAAGAAGTTGCCTG gtgaagtcatttcagaaGAGTACTCTTTAGAGTATGGAACCGATAAAATTGAGATGCATGTAGGAGCTGTTGAAGCTGGAGAACGTGCTCTTGTGATAGATGATCTCATTGCAACTGGGGGAACCTTGTGTGCAGCAATAAGGCTACTTG AGCGAGTTGGCGTTGAGGTGGTCGAGTGTGCATGTGTGATCGAGCTGGATGGACTAAAG GGCCGTGAACGATTGGGAGGCAAACCTCTATTCGTTCTAGTTAATGCAGTGGGATGA